The genomic interval AAGTACTTTTACCAGCATATTTACAAGACCTTTCACAATAATAGCATCGCTGTCAGCTTCAAAGACCAACTTTTCTCCATCCATATAGGCATGAAGCCATACTAATGATTGACAGCCTTTTATAATATTTTCGTCAGTTTTAAACTGTTCGTCTAATTTAGGTAACTGCTTTCCGAGATCAATAATATACTCGTACTTGCTTTCCCATTCATCAAACAATTCAAAATCCTCAATTAGTTCGTCCTGTGCTTCGTTTATTGTCATTATTAAACAAATCTTTAATTAAGCAATCGCTGTTCTTTTCTCAATCCAGTCAATAATAGACTCTGCGTCTTCTAATCCGGCCTTGGCAACTTTGACATTTGGATTTCCTTCATAACTCATGGAAAGATGAAGTGTATCATAAGCTGCCACGAACGACGTTAAAAGTTTTTTATCAAAAGCTGATAATTGCTCTGTATACCAATCAACATGCTTTCTGCCTTTACTCTTTTTCCCCAAATAGGAATCCAGAGCTACAATGACACCTGCATAAGCTGCATGCCCTGCTAATTTTACGTATTTTTTATCCTGATAATATCCATCTTCTTTTTGAGCCTTTCACTCAAAATTTCCTTTGCATTGTCTAGATACCTTCTGGCTTCCTGAATAATATTGTTCATTCTCAGTTTGCTGATATATGTTTAGTAACAAATTCTCAGCTCAGCATTCTTTTCACCTTATGTAATCCATTTATAAAAAGATCAACTTCTTCAATTGTGTTGTAAACAGCAAAAGAAGCTCTGGTGGTTCCTGTAATCCCAAAACGCTGCATAAGAGGCTGTGTACAATGATGCCCTGTACGTACTGCTATTCCCTGCTGATCAAGGATCACACCAATATCCTGATGGTGAATTCCTTCTATAACAAATGATACCACACTTACTTTTTCCTTCTGCATTACCAATTATCCTCAACCCATCTATTTCCAGCAAAGCATTTGTTGCATGCTCCAGCAACTCGTGTTCATGACTGGCAATATTATCTTTTCCCAATGTATCTACATAATCCAAAGCATATTTAGCAGCGATTACATCTGCGATATTAGGCGTACCTGCTTCAAATTTGTAGGGTAATTCGTTGTAAGTTGTTTTAGCAAATGTTACTTCCTTAATCATCTCCCCACCACCACGATATGGCGGCATTGCATCAAGCAATTCCTTTTTGCCAAACAAAATACCCATTCCGGTAGGGCCATAAATCTTATGCAATGACAAGGCATAGAAATCACAATCAAGGTCCTGCACATCAATGGTAATATGAGAACTGGCCTGTGCACCGTCAATAAGTACCTTTGCACCAACTTCGTGTGCTTTTTTTATAATTTCTTTAATTGGGTTAATGGTACCCAATGCATTAGAAACATGCACTATAGATACAAATTTTGTTCTGTCTGTAAGCAGTTTCTCATATTCATCCATCAAAAGTTCACCATCATCATTGATCGGAATAACTTTTAAAATGCATCCTTTTTCCTCACACAGCATTTGCCAGGGCACAATATTGGAATGGTGCTCCATGGTGCTGATAATAATTTCATCACCTTCTTTTAAAAACTTCCTGCCATAAGTCTGAGCTATCAGATTGATGCTATCCGTAGTTCCATAAGTAAAAATGACTTCCTCGGAAAGCGGCGCATTGATAAATTTCTGCAAACGCCGACGCGAATCTTCAAAAGCGGACGTAGCTTTTTCCGCCAAATGGTGAATTCCGCGGTGAATATTTGCATTATAATGCTCATAATATCCCGCCAGGGCATCCAAAACCATCCTAGGCTTCTGAGTTGTAGCGGCGTTATCGAAGTAAACGAGTTGTTTCCCGTTAATAACTTCATTCAGAATCGGGAAATCATTTCTAATGGATACTATATCAAGAACTTTTTCGGAAGCTATCATATTTACTCATGTTAATGGAAAAGCAGGTTGTAGTACATACAGTCTTACTCCAGTTTAATCAGGAAACAAGAACTATTTTTCAGTCAGTTTCTCTGCAATTACACCTTCCAGATATTCACGGATAGAGTCAATCTTTATTTGTGAAACCACATCAGCACAAAAAGCAAACATTAATAATGACATTGCTTCCGGTTTGGATATTCCACGTGACCGCATGTAAAATAATGCCTCTTCATCAATTTGCCCGGTAGTAGTTCCATGTGAACATTTCACATCGTCAGCATATATTTCCAGCTGAGGTTTCGTGTTCATTGTGGCTTCGGTGGAAAGCACAATATTTTTACACGACTGAAAAGCATTGGTTTTCTGGGCATCAGGGCGAACGAATATTTTTCCGTTAAAAACACCTTTTGACTTATCTCTCAGAATACCTTTATACAATTCATTGCTTTGAGAATTGGGTTTGCAATGATCCGCTACTGTATGATTGTCAACATGTTGTGTTCCATCTGGAAAATACAGCCCATACATATGCGCCTCACAATGTTCACCATCAATAATAATATTCAGATTGTTACGCGTAAAATGTCCGTTTAAGGTGACGGTTCCAGCGTAAAATTGCGAATTGTCCAGCATGCGAATCTGAGTGGTTCCAATGTGGTAAGCCTTTTCGCTTTCATTCTGTACTTTATAATACTCCACACCTGAATCTTTTTCCATGTGGATTTCAGTAACTGTATTCGTAAAAGAGCGTTCAGTACCTAACGTCCTGAATGCTTCCGCCACTTTCACATGTGCATTACGGCCAACTGCAATAATATTGCGCGGCTGGCTTCCTACATTTTGAGTACGTGCATCGCTCACAAAACGAAGAATTACAGGATGTTCAACAGTTTGGTTCTCAGGAATATGGATGAACAAACCATCATGCGCAAATGCAGTATTTAAAGCTGTAAATGCATCAGTGTCGTCTTTTACAAGCTCATCAAAATAAGTATTGACAAGTGTAGGGTTCTTTTTGTAAGCATTTTGTAAAGAATCAATAATAATCTGATCCGATGAGGAAACAATCCTGGATAATTCAGGATGGAAGTGGCCATTTACAAAATACAAGATATTGGCAACATGCTCCGGAATATTCAGATCTTCAAGATCAGCAATTTCCAAAGAGCTTACTGCATTAAAATTATATGATTCGCTGATCAGTTCCCTGACATTACTGTACTTCCATTCTTCATTTTTAGGAGTAGGAAACCCGAGTAAGTCGAATCGGGCAAGAGCAGCACGTTTTTTCTGGTGAAAAGCTGAACTCGCTTCACCATTCATTACTAATTCCTTTGCATAGAAATCAGCAACTAATTTTGTTTTTAAATCTATTGTTTCAGTACTCATTCCTTAATCTGGGTAATTGGTATTGGAAAATTGTAAAAAGCTATTGATCCGGCACACAGATCAATGCGAATTTTCTTAGCTTATTGCTTCGACTTCTGCCTTAATCCAATCGTATCCTTTTTCTTCCAATTCGAAGGCAAGTTCTTTCGTTCCTGACTTCACAATTCTCCCTTTGTACAATACGTGTACGTAATCAGGAACAATGTAATCCAGCAAGCGCTGATAATGCGTCACCACAATGGCAGAGCGATCCGGAGAACGAAGCGAGTTAACTCCCTCTGCTACAATACGTAAAGCATCAATATCCAAACCAGAATCTGTTTCGTCCAGAATAGCAAGCTTTGGTTCAAGCACAGCCATTTGGAATATTTCATTACGTTTTTTTTCTCCTCCCGAAAATCCTTCATTTAGAGCACGTTTCAGCAGAGAATCATTCATACTAACCAATTTTGCTTTTTCACGTACCATTTTCAAAAACTGGGCTGCATCCAAAGGACTTTCTCCTTTATACTTACGTATTTCATTAACAGCCGTTTTAAGAAAATTAATTGTAGTAACACCCGGGATTTCAACAGGATACTGAAATGCAAGAAAAATTCCTTCTGCGGCTCTTTCTTCTGCTGCCATTTCCAGCAGGTCTTTACCTAAAAACGATACACTGCCAGTTGTCACTTCATATTCTTCTCTTCCTGCCAAAACCGACGCCAAAGTACTTTTTCCGGAACCATTTGGCCCCATAATAGCATGCACTTCACCCGGCCTGATCGTCAAATTGATACCTTTTAATATTTCTTTGCCTTCAATGGAGGCACGTAATTCGTTAATAGAGAGCATACTAAATTTATACTTTTATATGTAGTTCGTGGTAATTTACCGCAAAAGTAGTAAGCTTTGGTGGTATTTTAAAATAACTACCAGGCCCGTAGCCACCTTATGTTTGCATATTCTATAACCTTTTTACCAGCTAGCCCGTTCCTTTTTTTGTATATTTTAATCTTAAAATACAGCTTGTTTAACGTGTATAACTTTTAAATAAAGAATATAGCTTTTACTTTGCACAAAAAGCACTTCATAAATCTGTATGAAAGCAACTATGGTTGAATCCCCTGTTATCAAAGTTTCTTCTGAAACAGCTACGTTAAAAAGATTACTGATCCATAGTCCTGACAGAGGTTTGGGCAAGGTAGTACCATCCAAAGCGCAAGACTGGTTATTCGAAGATATCGTTCATCTGGATACCATGCGCCGTTACGAATATGATTATTATGTAAAACTGCTTCTCTACTTTCTTGATCCGGATAAGATCAAAGGAAAACTTGAAGAAATTGATAATGATCCGTCACGGTCGTTTTATATTCCGGGCAGCAAAAATTATTTCGATTCGGATAAAGTAATTGATATTCAAAAGTTATTGGGAGAAATTCTGGAACTGGAAACAGTTCGTGTAAAACTTACAGCAGCTATTTGCGGTATTGAAAAATGCTCGTTTCAAACCCAGCAGGAACTCAACACGTATGATCCGCATGAACTGGCAAAAATATTCATTTCAGGCTCTTATTCTGATAAAAGGATGCTGTTTGCCCCGCTGCCAAACCTGATTTTTATGCGGGACATTGGTATTGTTATTAATGAATATATCCTGTTGAATAAACCTGCGAAAACGGCACGAACCAGAGAATCCATACTTGCCCAGTTCGTGTTTTTTTATCATCCGATGTTTGCCGATATTAAAGACAATATCATTGAAATACCTGATAATGAGCGGCACTTTTTACTACCGGATGATGAAAAAGCAAGTGATTTTAACCGGTGTACACTGGAAGGAGGTGATGTCATGATGGTTTCTGCCAAACATCTGCTGATCGGATGTAGTGAAAGGACTTCCATTTACGCTGCCCAGCAGGCAATGAAAGTCCTTTTTGAACGAGATATCATCAACACGATAACGATAATAAAAATCCCAAAGAAACGGGACTACATGCACATTGATACCATATTTACGCAGGTAAAAACAAATATCTGGGTATTGCTTGGCTCATTGGCCAGAACTGGTGATGAAGCAAAAAAGAAGGATGTTCTGCACTTTTTTGCACCAAAAGAAGTAAACCACGAATTCAGGATTCTTCAATTTAAAAAAGGACAGGAAGACAAACCCAGGGAAATAGAAAACCTGGAAGACCTTCTGTCAGATATCAGTATCAATGAACTGGGAAGTACTGAAAAAGTACGCTTTATTTATTCGGGTAACAACGAATTTCCATACGGTGAACGTGAACAATGGACCGATTCCTGCAATTTACTGGCTGTGAAAGACGGAGTAGTAATTGGCTACGACAGGAACGACAAAACACTCGACGCCTTTCGTAATGAAGGTTTCCGGATTATCAGTGCCAAAGATCTAATTGATAAATTTGAGCAGAATGAACTATTGCCTGATACTTTAACGAACACATTTATAACACTTCCCTCTGCTGAACTTTCAAGAGCAAGAGGAGGATCACATTGCATGAGCATGCCAATTTTACGGGAATAATTATCTTGGAAAAAGACCATTGTTTTCATAAATTGCAATATAATAAACTAATAAATACTCCTATGCGTACGATAACTTCAACTGCTCAGTTACAGCCGCAGTCGACTTCCCATATCATGATGATACGGCCAGCTCAATTCGGATTTAATGCTGAAACTGCTGAAAGCAATAAATTTCAACGGGACAGCTCTGCTCAGAATACACTCGATTATGCACAGCAGCAGGCAAGAGAGGAATTCGACCTGATGATTTCCCAGATGGAAAAAACGGGCATTGATGTCAATGTTTTTGAAGATAATGATGATAAATACCGTCCTGATGCTGTTTTTTCAAATAACTGGGTTTCTTTTCACCAAAGTGGCAAGGTTGTACTTTATCCGATGATGGCCGAAAACCGTAGAAATGAACGCAGGCTGGATATCATTGAAGATCTGAAAAAAGATTTTAAAGTTGAAGAAATTATTGACCTGACTTATTTCGAAGAACAGGGCAAGTTTTTGGAAGGAACCGGAAGTATGGTTCTGGACAGAAGATATAAAATTGCTTATGCCTGTTTATCACCACGTACACACCCGGAAGTACTCGAAGCATTTGCACAAGCCCTAGGTTATGAAGTAATAAGTTTTACCGCTTCAGACGAAAATGACAATTTGATTTACCATACCAATGTATTAATGTGTGTAGGCGATATTTTTGCAGTTGTTTGCCTTTCAGCTATTAAAGACCCGGATGAGCGGCAAATGGTCAGATCAACCTTGGAAGACACCAATAAATACATTATCGATATATCCCTGGATCAGATGAACCATTTTGCGGGCAATATGCTGATGGTGCGAAATAAGAAACAGGAAAAGTTTGTTATCATGTCCACGCAGGCTTATGAATCGCTTTCTAAAAAACAAAGGGAGGTCTTAAATGATTATGCACGGATTGCCCACACAGATTTATCTTTTATCGAAGGAAATGGCGGAGGTTCAGCACGCTGCATGATGACCGAGATACACTTACCTTTAAAGTAAGATTTGGAAGTTATTAAAAAGATGTCAAGTCAAAAAAAGAAGTCAACTTTTAAAAAGTTGACTTCTTTCCTTCAGTATTACGGGTTAAATTTTAATCCTTCAGATCAGCTTTAACTTTATCAATTTTGTTTTTCGTATTTGCCTTGAATGTATCCCATTTATCCGCAGTTTCGGATTGAACATCTTTCCAGGACGCTTGAAGATCTTCTTTCTCTTCGTTTAATTCTTTTTTACGCTCCTGCCATTTAGCTTTTTCTTTTTCAGTAGCTTTATCCATTTTGGCGTCAGCCTCTTCTATTTTTTTATCAATATTTTTGACTGCATCATCGATATCGGCTTTAAGAGCATCTTTATCTGCTTTTACTTTATCTTCAAATTCGTTGCCTGCTTCTTTAATATCTTCTTTTGCATCTGCAACATTTTCGTCCATATCATTTTTTGCTTCTTCTGCGGTTTCATTGGCAGATTCTTTGGTTTTCTCAGAACAGCTGGTAAAAGTTAATGTCCCAACCATTAGTAATGAAGCAACTAAATAAGTGATCTTTTTCATTTTTTCTGTGTTTATTTTAATATTATATCCCGCTATATTAATAATAGCTAATTCATTTACTGCACTAGAAAAATCCAACCAATACTAATTTTGTACTAATTGTATAAATTTTGTAGAAATAAGTCCTCAAAGTTGTACCTTTTAAAGTAAAGTACCCACAAAATCTGCCGGAATGATATTCAATGGTTAAGTCTCGGTTCTGCTTTCAACACCAATTTTTGGATAACTTTGTATCCTGCTCCTACATAAGTTTTATACTTTACCAATGTTTCAATTAAGCATTATGCAAAAATCAGGTTTACTCATTTTTCTCTTAATTTCAGTTTTAATCCATAAAACCGTTTTTGCTCAAACAGATTCTCTAACTTCAAAAACACTGGATGAAGTTACCATCAATGCCTTCGAGTCTAAAACAAATGCTTTATCAACGACAGCAACAGTCGGGCTACTCACAACAAAATCGCTGGAACGTTATTCTCCCACTACCTGGACTAACGCGATAAATGTCATTGCCGGTGTCAGAATGGAAGAGAGGTCACCGGGAAGTTACCGTTTCTCTATTCGTGGCAGCATGCTTCGCTCTCCTTTTGGAATACGCAACGTCAAGTTCTACTGGAACGGAATACCCTTCACTGATGCTGGTGGCAATACGCCCCTGAACTCTCTGGATTTTAATGCCGTACAAAATATGCAAATTATAAAAGGCCCGGGCAGCAGCTTGTATGGAGCCGGAACTGGCGGTGTGGTTTTATTGCAAAGCCGTACCAGCAATAATGCCCAGAACCGCGCAGAGCAAAGTGTAGGATTTGGAAAATATGGTTTTCAAAGCAGAAGTACCAGCCTTGAACTTGGCGACATCAGCATTCAGTACGGCCATAGTGAACAGGATGGCTACCGTGATCACAGTGCAATGGGCCGCGACGCGATTCGCTTTTCGTCAACCAGCAAAATTGGTGAAAAAGGCATGTTATCCTTATTGGGTATGTATTCTGACCTGCATTATCAGACACCGGGGGGAATAAACCTGGCTCAATACCAGAATAATCCCCGGCTGGCGCGGCAATCTACACAGACGGTACCTGGAAGCGAAGCACAAAAAGCGGCTATTTATACCAAATTTGCTATGTTGGGCGGCAACTACTCCTTACGGCTTTCTGATAGCTGGACGCAGTCAAACGCACTTTATCTGACCACCAACGACTTTGCCAATCCATTTATAGCCAATTACGAAAAACGGGACGAACTGGGAATCGGCGGAAGAAATATCTGGCAGAACATCTCTCAAATTGGCTCAGTCCGAACAAACTGGACAAGTGGATTTGAATGGCAATACAGTAAGTCGGCACAAAGGAATTATGATAATAAAGGTGGTATTCCCGATAAACAGCAAACTGTCGAAGATATCCGTACGACCAATTTATCTGTTTTTAGTCAGCTGGAAGCGGTTTTATTCACTGATCTTACGGTTACTGCGGGATTAAGCTATAATACATCCCGTTACAGATATGAGCGTTTTTTCCTACTTCCCTATACCAACGAGCAGCGTACTTTTGATGGCATAGTTACTCCAAGAATTGCGCTTAATAAAGTAATTGCAAAAACCTGGGCGCTGACCGCTTCTTACAGTAGCGGATTTTCTCCACCAACGTTACAAGAAGTCCGCCCTTCGGCAGGAGGTTTTTACAAAGACCTGAATGCTGAAAAAGGAATGAATACTGAAATTGGTATTCGTAAAATTGATAAAAATTTCAATGGAGGAATCAGTTTGTACAGCTTTGGATTACGACAAGCCATCGTGCGAAGAACCGACGAAGCTGGTGCAGAATACTTTGTCAATGCAGGAAAAACGCGTCAAAATGGGCTGGAATGGAATCTATCCTATGACTTTTTGACCAATGCTCATCTACCTCTGACATTCCGGTTATGGAATTCAGGAACATGGACCAAATATACCTTCGAGGATTTCAAGCAGGCAGAAACAGACCTGAGTGGTAAACTTATTCCGGGAGTTCCCCGTTTTTCACAAAGTACAGGCTTGGATATATTGTTTAAGTATGGTTTTTCAGTATTTGCTACTTATCAGCATGGAGGTTCTTTTTATCTGAATGATGCAAATACAGTTAAAAATACACCTTATAATCAATGGACCGCACGCGCTTCCTGGAAGAAAAACTGGGGATCACACTTTTATAGCGAATTATCAGCTTCCTTGGAAAAAGTAAATGCCGGAATTTACAATCTTGGCTACGACCTCAACGCTTTTGGAAACCGTTATTACAATTCAGCTCCAAAAAATAACCTGTGGGCAGGTGTGAAAGTCGGCTGGGAATGGGGAAGAAAATAATTAACAACTAACAATTAACCATTGCACCTTTACATTCATATTCCTTTTTGCCGGCAGGCTTGTCATTATTGTGACTTTCATTTTAGTACCAATACTGCCAGCAAACGTGCTATTGTTGAGGCTATTGCACGAGAAATTATTCTGCGAAGCTCTTATTTGCCCACAAAAAAGTTAGAAACCATTTATTTTGGCGGAGGGACTCCGTCGCTGTTAGACGAGGCAGAACTTAATTTATTGCTTTCTACTGTTTACACTCAGTTTGAAGTAAATCCGTATGCTGAAATTACGCTGGAAGCTAATCCGGATGATTTAAGTCAAGAAAAACTGGAACAATTAAGCAAAGTAGGGATCAACCGCTTAAGTATTGGTATACAATCTTTTCATGAACCACATCTGACATTATTGAACAGAATTCATACAGCAGGGGAAGGTGAAAATTGTGTAAAATTGGCACAGGGTGCTGGGATCCAAAATATATCGATTGACCTTATCTATGCTATTCCGGCACCGGATCACAGCATCCTGAAAAATGATATTCAAAAGGCGTTTGAGTTAAATATTTCCCACATTTCTGCGTATTGCCTGACTATTGAACCGCAAACGGCTTTCGGCTCATGGCTGAAAAAGAAAAAAATAAGACCGATTGATGAAGAATTTGCAGCCAGCCAGTTTGAAATACTGGTCAGCTCTTTGCGCGAAAATGGTTTTGAACAATATGAGATTTCCAACTTTGCGGCCAATCAGCAATATAGCAAGCATAATAGCTCTTATTGGAAACAGCGGCCATATTTAGGAGTAGGACCTAGCGCACATTCTTACGATGGAATAAGCAGAGAATATAACATATCTAACAACGCGAAATATTTAGCAGCTATTCAGCTGGATGTAATACCGGCTACATATGAATTATTGTCTCCGGAAGATGTAACAAACGAATATCTGCTGACTGGTCTACGAACAAAATGGGGAGTACAACGAGCTAAACTGGATCATTTATCGAATGGCAAGTTCCGCTTACAGCATGCAGATCAATTAAAAAGTTTGTCGGACAAAGGCTGGATAAGTATTGAAGATGAGATCATCACGTTAACAGAATCCGGTAAATTATTCGCTGACCGA from Dyadobacter sp. NIV53 carries:
- a CDS encoding SufE family protein, producing MTINEAQDELIEDFELFDEWESKYEYIIDLGKQLPKLDEQFKTDENIIKGCQSLVWLHAYMDGEKLVFEADSDAIIVKGLVNMLVKVLSGHKPEEIALANIYFMDKVGLHQHLAQTRSNGLASMLKQMRAYGVAYQGIPVAASNN
- the sufD gene encoding Fe-S cluster assembly protein SufD gives rise to the protein MSTETIDLKTKLVADFYAKELVMNGEASSAFHQKKRAALARFDLLGFPTPKNEEWKYSNVRELISESYNFNAVSSLEIADLEDLNIPEHVANILYFVNGHFHPELSRIVSSSDQIIIDSLQNAYKKNPTLVNTYFDELVKDDTDAFTALNTAFAHDGLFIHIPENQTVEHPVILRFVSDARTQNVGSQPRNIIAVGRNAHVKVAEAFRTLGTERSFTNTVTEIHMEKDSGVEYYKVQNESEKAYHIGTTQIRMLDNSQFYAGTVTLNGHFTRNNLNIIIDGEHCEAHMYGLYFPDGTQHVDNHTVADHCKPNSQSNELYKGILRDKSKGVFNGKIFVRPDAQKTNAFQSCKNIVLSTEATMNTKPQLEIYADDVKCSHGTTTGQIDEEALFYMRSRGISKPEAMSLLMFAFCADVVSQIKIDSIREYLEGVIAEKLTEK
- the sufC gene encoding Fe-S cluster assembly ATPase SufC: MLSINELRASIEGKEILKGINLTIRPGEVHAIMGPNGSGKSTLASVLAGREEYEVTTGSVSFLGKDLLEMAAEERAAEGIFLAFQYPVEIPGVTTINFLKTAVNEIRKYKGESPLDAAQFLKMVREKAKLVSMNDSLLKRALNEGFSGGEKKRNEIFQMAVLEPKLAILDETDSGLDIDALRIVAEGVNSLRSPDRSAIVVTHYQRLLDYIVPDYVHVLYKGRIVKSGTKELAFELEEKGYDWIKAEVEAIS
- a CDS encoding arginine deiminase family protein: MKATMVESPVIKVSSETATLKRLLIHSPDRGLGKVVPSKAQDWLFEDIVHLDTMRRYEYDYYVKLLLYFLDPDKIKGKLEEIDNDPSRSFYIPGSKNYFDSDKVIDIQKLLGEILELETVRVKLTAAICGIEKCSFQTQQELNTYDPHELAKIFISGSYSDKRMLFAPLPNLIFMRDIGIVINEYILLNKPAKTARTRESILAQFVFFYHPMFADIKDNIIEIPDNERHFLLPDDEKASDFNRCTLEGGDVMMVSAKHLLIGCSERTSIYAAQQAMKVLFERDIINTITIIKIPKKRDYMHIDTIFTQVKTNIWVLLGSLARTGDEAKKKDVLHFFAPKEVNHEFRILQFKKGQEDKPREIENLEDLLSDISINELGSTEKVRFIYSGNNEFPYGEREQWTDSCNLLAVKDGVVIGYDRNDKTLDAFRNEGFRIISAKDLIDKFEQNELLPDTLTNTFITLPSAELSRARGGSHCMSMPILRE
- the ctlX gene encoding citrulline utilization hydrolase CtlX, producing MRTITSTAQLQPQSTSHIMMIRPAQFGFNAETAESNKFQRDSSAQNTLDYAQQQAREEFDLMISQMEKTGIDVNVFEDNDDKYRPDAVFSNNWVSFHQSGKVVLYPMMAENRRNERRLDIIEDLKKDFKVEEIIDLTYFEEQGKFLEGTGSMVLDRRYKIAYACLSPRTHPEVLEAFAQALGYEVISFTASDENDNLIYHTNVLMCVGDIFAVVCLSAIKDPDERQMVRSTLEDTNKYIIDISLDQMNHFAGNMLMVRNKKQEKFVIMSTQAYESLSKKQREVLNDYARIAHTDLSFIEGNGGGSARCMMTEIHLPLK
- a CDS encoding TonB-dependent receptor; translated protein: MFQLSIMQKSGLLIFLLISVLIHKTVFAQTDSLTSKTLDEVTINAFESKTNALSTTATVGLLTTKSLERYSPTTWTNAINVIAGVRMEERSPGSYRFSIRGSMLRSPFGIRNVKFYWNGIPFTDAGGNTPLNSLDFNAVQNMQIIKGPGSSLYGAGTGGVVLLQSRTSNNAQNRAEQSVGFGKYGFQSRSTSLELGDISIQYGHSEQDGYRDHSAMGRDAIRFSSTSKIGEKGMLSLLGMYSDLHYQTPGGINLAQYQNNPRLARQSTQTVPGSEAQKAAIYTKFAMLGGNYSLRLSDSWTQSNALYLTTNDFANPFIANYEKRDELGIGGRNIWQNISQIGSVRTNWTSGFEWQYSKSAQRNYDNKGGIPDKQQTVEDIRTTNLSVFSQLEAVLFTDLTVTAGLSYNTSRYRYERFFLLPYTNEQRTFDGIVTPRIALNKVIAKTWALTASYSSGFSPPTLQEVRPSAGGFYKDLNAEKGMNTEIGIRKIDKNFNGGISLYSFGLRQAIVRRTDEAGAEYFVNAGKTRQNGLEWNLSYDFLTNAHLPLTFRLWNSGTWTKYTFEDFKQAETDLSGKLIPGVPRFSQSTGLDILFKYGFSVFATYQHGGSFYLNDANTVKNTPYNQWTARASWKKNWGSHFYSELSASLEKVNAGIYNLGYDLNAFGNRYYNSAPKNNLWAGVKVGWEWGRK
- the hemW gene encoding radical SAM family heme chaperone HemW, whose protein sequence is MHLYIHIPFCRQACHYCDFHFSTNTASKRAIVEAIAREIILRSSYLPTKKLETIYFGGGTPSLLDEAELNLLLSTVYTQFEVNPYAEITLEANPDDLSQEKLEQLSKVGINRLSIGIQSFHEPHLTLLNRIHTAGEGENCVKLAQGAGIQNISIDLIYAIPAPDHSILKNDIQKAFELNISHISAYCLTIEPQTAFGSWLKKKKIRPIDEEFAASQFEILVSSLRENGFEQYEISNFAANQQYSKHNSSYWKQRPYLGVGPSAHSYDGISREYNISNNAKYLAAIQLDVIPATYELLSPEDVTNEYLLTGLRTKWGVQRAKLDHLSNGKFRLQHADQLKSLSDKGWISIEDEIITLTESGKLFADRIASDLFID